The following nucleotide sequence is from Clostridia bacterium.
GCTCTGGAGGCGGCGCTCGGCGAGGGGGTCATGCTCGCGCTGGTGGACCTGCAGCGGATCCGCCTCGCGGGGCAGGCCGCGTTCATCGCGGCCCTGCATCTGGAAGCGGACGGCGACGGTCGGACCCTGCTGGGCATCGCCGCGGTGCAGGAGAACGAGCGGACCGCTGCGGCGCGCGTCGTCCTGGACGCCGCGAACCGCGCGTTCCGGTGAGGTGGATGGACAAGTTTGCTCCGAATTTGCCGTTTTGCGGATTTCCGGTCTCGTGCCCCAGCGAAGGGCCCGTGCATCACCTAGCGGAGTTTGGCCGGGCTAAGTCAGTCGAGGGGTTGTGTTCGAGATGGTGCGTGTGCTGAAGGTTCTTGCGACGTTGGCGCTGCTGGCCATTGCGGCCGGTGCGAACTATCGCTGGTAAAGCATAACCGCGACACACAAGCCTAGAACCCCTTGCGGGCCGAGACCGGAAAGGATAGGAGGAGCGCATTGCAACCGGGAATCCACCGTCATCACTACACGTTACTTTTCATTCTCGTAACAGCTGTCATCCTTGTTGGGTGGGCGTTGTGGGATCCGCATGTCCTTTCCATGTGGCAATTGTGGACGCTCATTGTCCTAACCGCCGTGGCGGAATCGTTACCGGTTCCTCTCCCACAAGGGCGCGGCACCGTGTCTGTTGGGTTTCCCCTCATATTCGCGACTTCAATGGTTATGGGGCCTTTCGCGGGCTTCGTTGTAGGACTTTTCGGCACCTTTACTCTCGACGAACTGCGGGGCCGGGTCACGTGGCTACGAATGATCCTCAACCACTTGCAATTGGGTCTTGCGGGCGGGGTATCTGGGGTGGCTTACGCCACGCTATCCAACGCCTGGGGAGCTCCACTCGGGACTTGGACTGGTTTGGTAGCGGGTGGGTTGTTGTACTTCAGCATCAACGCAGGAACCGTTTCTGTCATGGTGTCTCTATATCACCGTATGTCAGTAATGCATTATTTCAAGACTAGTATCATGGACACCGTCCCAAATTATCTCGCTCTTATTCCCATATGCTACGTCATGGCGGCCGTTTACCAGTCGCTGGACGTCGTCGGCCTGGCCGTCTTTTTCCTGCCGCTTCTCGTCGCGCGGCAGTCCTTCAAGCTCTATTCGGAGATGCGCCAGTCGTACCGGGAGATGATCGTCGCCCTGACGAGGGCGCTTGAGGCGAAGGACCCGTACACGGCCGGCCACGCGGAACGCGTGAGCGGCATCGCGGTCTCGCTCGGCAAGGTCATGAACATGTCGGACGAGGATCTGGAGATTCTGGAGATCGTCGGCCTCCTGCACGACATCGGCAAGATCGCCGTCCCCGACGCCATCCTGAACAAGCGCGGCCCGCTCACGGCGGAAGAGTACGCACTCATGAAGAAGCACCCGGTGACGGGCCACGAGATCGTCCGCAACATCCACTTCCTCGGCAAGGGTCAGGAGTGGGTGCTGCATCACCATGAGCACTGGAACGGCAAGGGCTATCCGGACGGGTTGGCGGGAGAGGCGATCCCGCTCGGGGCGCGGGTGCTCGCCATTGCGGACGCGGCTGACGCCATGTTGTCCGACCGGCCGTACCGGCGCGCCATGCGGCTGATCGAGGCGTGTCGCCAGCTCGCGCGTGCCAGCGGAGAGCAGTACGACCCGACGGTGCTGCGCCGCTTCTTCGAACTGTGCGCGGACGAGCGGTTCGCGAAGGAGATCCTGCGCCAGCCGGCGCCGATTTCGGCGACCGAACTGGGCGAGCTGATCGCCCTGCCGGAAATGGTTTCCGCAGGCCGGGAGGCTGCGGCGAGCCGTCCCGCTGACAACCCGCCGGTGTCCACCGACGTGCCGGAAGGTTCCGAGAACGCATGATCTTTGCGTGGGCCTTGCTGGTCTCGGTGGTCGTCGGCCTGATCCGCGGCGGGCGGATCGACCGGTTTTCCGAGGTGCAGCTTCGTTCGTACGGGCTCATCCTGCTCGGGTTCGCGGGGCGCATTTTTCTGCACTGGGCCGGATATTCCGGACTCGCGTGGGTTCAACCCTGGGCGGCCTGGATCCACGTCGTGTCCTACGTCTTTCTCCTGTACGCGTTGGCTCTCAACCTTCAGCTGCCCTGGTTTCGGCTCGTCTTCCTCGGCACGCTGGCCAATTTCGTCGTGATCGCCTTGAACGGGGCGAGGATGCCGGTATCCAGGCACGCCCTCCAGGCGACGCTGCAGGCGGACCAGATCCCGTTTCTTCAAGGCGCCGGGGACTACATGCACACGCTTTTGACCTCCTCCACGCGGCTCTGGTGGCTCGGGGATTGGCTGTTCGTGCCGCCGCCGTTTCCGCGGCCGACGACGTTCAGCATCGGGGACGTGCTGGTGGCCGTCGGGCTGTTTCTGTTCGTCCAGCGCGTGATGGTGGGATCGGAGACCCGGACGTGGAGCGTTGGCCGCGCCGGCTGAGCTCGTTGCCCCCCGTTTTTTGAGCGTGTTACACTTGGAAAAGGCGCGGGCGTCGTCGACGGTCGCGCCTTTTGAACGTATGGGGGGCTCCGCCTTGCTCGGCGTCCTGAAACGGCTCCTGAACTACAACGAGCGCGAGTTGCGCCGGCTGCAGCCGATCGTGCAGCGCGTGAACGAGCTGGAACCGACCGTGGCCGGTCTCGACGACCAGGCGCTGGCGGCCAAGACCGCCGAGTTTCGCCGTCGGTACGAGGCCGGCGAGTCGCTCGACGACATGCTCCCCGAAGTCTTCGCCGTCGTCCGTGAGGCGTCGAAGCGGGTGCTCGGCATGCGCCACTTCGACGTGCAGATCCTCGGCGGCATCGTCCTGCACGAGGGCAAGATCGCCGAGATGGCCACCGGCGAGGGCAAGACCCTCGTGGCCACGCTGCCCGCGGTGCTCAACGGCCTCACGGGCAAGGGCGTTCACGTCGTCACCGTCAACGACTACCTGGCCAAGCGCGACAGCGAGTGGATGGGCCAGCTGTACAAGTTCCTCGGCCTCTCCGTGGGGCTGATCGTGCACGGGCTGGACCCGGCCCAGCGCCGCGCCTCCTATGCCGCCGACATCACGTACGGCACGAACAACGAGTTCGGTTTCGACTACCTTCGCGACAACATGGTGATGTACCCTCAGGACCGCGTTCAGCGCGAGCTGCACTACGCGATCGTCGACGAGGTCGACAGCATCCTCATCGACGAGGCGCGGACGCCGCTCATCATCTCGGGGCTGAGCGACAAGCCTACGGAGCTGTACTTCAAGTTCGCGCGGATCGCCGAGACTCTTGAGGAGGGGCGCGATTACACGGTCGACGAGAAGGCGCGCACCGTGGCGCCCACCGAGGAAGGCATTGCGAGGGTCGAGAAGGCGCTCGGCGTCGACAACCTCTACGCGAACGACAACATGGACCTCGCCCACTACCTTGAGAACGCCTTGAAGGCCAAGGCGCTCATGAAGCGGGACCGCGACTACGTCGTCAAGGACGGCGAGGTCATCATCGTCGACGAGTTCACCGGCCGGCTCATGTTCGGGCGCCGCTACTCGGACGGCCTGCACCAGGCCATCGAGGCCAAGGAGAACGTGCGCATCGCGCAGGAGAGCCAGACGCTCGCCACGATCACGTTCCAGAACTACTTCCGCATGTACGAGAAGCTCGCCGGCATGACGGGCACGGCGGCCACCGAGGCCGACGAGTTCGACAAGATCTACAAGTTGAACGTGGTCGTCATCCCGACGAACAAGCCGATGATCCGCAAGGATCTGCCGGACGTCGTCTACAAGACGGAGGCCGCCAAGTTCCGCGCCATCGTGCGCGAGATCAAGGAGCGGCACGCGAAGGGCCAGCCGATCCTCGTCGGCACGGCGTCCATCGAGAAGTCGGAGCGCCTGAGCGCGATGCTCAAGCGCGAGGGGATCAAGCACCAGGTCCTCAACGCGAAGAACCACGAGCAGGAGGCGGAGATCATCGCCCAGGCCGGCCGCCTGGGCGCCGTGACGATCTCCACGAACATGGCGGGGCGCGGCACGGACATCCTGCTCGGCGGCAACCCGGACTTCAAGGCGCGGCAGGCCTTGAAGCGGGCGAACGTGCCGGACGAGGTGATCGCCGTCGCGGTGGAGCATGCGCCGAGCGACGACCCGGCCGTGCTCGAGGCGCGGAAGCTGTACCAGGAAGCGCTTGCGGAGGCCAAGCGGGAGACGGACCGGGAGCACGAGGAGGTCGTGCGTCTCGGCGGCCTGCACGTCATCGGGTCGGAGCGTCACGAGTCGCGGCGCATCGACAACCAGCTCCGCGGGCGCGCCGGACGCCAGGGCGACCCCGGTTCCAGCCGGTTCTACATCTCGCTTGAGGACGACCTCATGCGCCTCTTCGGGTCCGAAAACCTCAAGGGGCTGATGGACCGCCTCGGGGTGGAGGAAGACGAGCCGATCGAGCACCCCCTCGTCACGCGGGCCATCGAGAACGCGCAGCGGCGCGTGGAGGCGCGCAACTTCGAGATCCGCAAGCACCTCCTGGAGTACGACGACGTGATGAACCAGCAGCGCGAGGTCATCTACGGCCAGCGCCGGCAGCTCCTTGAGGAGCAGGACATGAAGCCGATCGTGCTGGGCATGGCCGAGTCGGTGATCGAGCGCTGGATCGACACCTACTGCCCGGCGGGGACGCACCCGGAGGAGTGGGACCTGAAAGGCCTCCTGGAGCAGGCGGAGCATCATTTCCTGCGCCACTCGACGCTCACGCCCGAGTCCTTCGCGGACCTGGAGCGGGAGGAGATCGAGGAGCGCCTGCTCCAGGAGGCGCGGGAGCGCCTCGATGCCAAGGAAGCGGAGCTCGGCGCGGAGACGTTCCAGGAGCTCTGCCGCGTGATCGCGCTGCGCACCGTCGACGCCAAGTGGATCGACCACCTCGACGCCATGGACGACCTGCGCGAGGGCATCGGCCTGCGCGCGTACGGCCAGCGGGACCCGCTGATCGAGTACAAGATGGAAGCGTTCGAGATGTTCAACGAACTGCGCGAGCGCATCCAGGAGGACGTCGTCAAGCTGGTGTTCCGGCTGGAGGTCGTGCGGAACGTGGAGCGGCAGAGCGTGGTGCGCGGGCTGCGCATGTCGCACGCCAGCGCGGGCGGCTTGGCGTGGGCCTCGGGCGGCGCTGGGGCGGCGCCCCAGCCGATGGCTGCCGGTGGCGGCGCGGGCTCGGCGGCGCCCGTGATCGCGCGCCGGCCGGGCGAATCCCCGGCGGCGCCGCCGCAGGAGCGGCCGCAGCCGGTTCGCGTGCAGAAGGTCGGGCGGAACGATCCCTGCCCCTGCGGCAGCGGGAAGAAATACAAGCACTGCTGCGGGCGGTAGCCAACCCCGCGGCGGACCGGAGACGGACGGAACGAATTCACGAGAAGGAGTGCCGGACCATGTACGAAGACGAACGGAGAACGCTCGGCGCGCTCGCGGCGCGACTCGACGAACTCGGGAGGTCTCTTTGACCACGCCAGCCTGAAGGCGGCCGTCGAAGAAGGGGAGCGCCGCATGGCGGACCCGGCGTTCTGGGACGACCCCGATGCGGCTCAATCCTTCATCCGCCAGCACCGCATCCGGCAGAACCGGCTGGAGCGGTACGAGGCGCTGCGCGGCGAGCACGATGAACTGGCCGTGCTGTGCGACCTGCTTGAGGCGGAACCGGGCGACGCCGCCCTGGAACGCGAGCTGCGCAGCCGGCTGGCCTCGCTGGAGGAGTCGCTCGAGCGGTTCGAAGTGGAACTCCTCCTGACCGGGCCCTACGACCAGAAGGACGCGCTCCTGTCGATCCACCCCGGCGCCGGCGGGACGGAGTCGCAGGACTGGGCCGCCATGCTCATGCGCATGTACACGCGCTGGGCCGAGGACCACGGCTACAAGGTGGAGACGCTCGACTACCTCGAGGGCGAGGAAGCCGGCATCAAGAGCGTGACGCTCGCCATCCGCGGGCCCAACGCGTACGGCTTCCTGCGGCCGGAGCGCGGCGTCCACCGGCTCGTGCGCCACTCGCCGTTCGACGCGTCCGGCCGCCGTCACACGTCGTTCGCGTCGGTCGACGTGCTCCCGGTCCTGGAGGAGGCGGAGGTGGAGATCCGCCCGGAGGACCTCCGCATCGACACCTTCCGCGCCAGCGGCGCCGGCGGTCAGCACGTGAACAAGACCGAATCGGCGGTGCGCATCACGCACCTGCCGACGGGCATCGTCGTGACGTGCCAGAACGAGCGGTCGCAGCACGCGAACCGGGAGTCGGCGATGACGATGCTGCGCGCCCGCCTCGCCCAGCGCATGATGGAGGAGCGCGAGAAGCAGCTTCAGGCGGAGCGCGGCCAGGTGGGCGAGATCGCGTGGGGCAACCAGATCCGCTCCTACGTGTTCGAGCCGTACACGCTCGTCAAGGACCACCGCACGGAGCACGCCGTGGGCAACATCAAGGCCGTCATGGACGGCGAGATCGATCCGTTCATCTTCGCCTACCTGAGGAAGCAGATGGCGCCGGCCGGCGCGGAGCGAAGCGGGTCGCCGGCATGACGGCGTCGCGGGCGCGGTCGCTCGTCGCGGGTGTCGCGCTGCTCGCCGCCGTGCTCGTGCTGGGGATGGAATTTCTCGTGCCGCCCGTGGTGGAGCACGTGGCCGCCTCCGCGCTCACGCCGCAGTTCGGCGAGGGGGCCGACGTGCAGGTCCACTTCCGCGGGCCTGGCCTTGCGCTCCTCCAGGGGCGCGTCGACGAGGTGGAGCTGGACGTCCGCCGCGCCGTCGTCGGCGGGATCCCCGTTTCCGAATTGCACGGCGCGTTTTACGATGTCCGCCTCGAGCCCCTTGCGCTCTGGCGCCAGGATCGGCCCGCCGTCCGCTCCGTCGCCCGCAGCCAGGCCACGTTCCGCATCTCGCAAGACGACATCGCCCGGTGGATGGCCGAACGCGCCGCCCACCTCCGCGCGGCCGGGCGGGACGGCTGGCTCGCCAACCCGTCCGTGACCATCGGGGACGGCTGGATCGAGGTGCGTGGCGAGGCGCACTACCGCGGCGCGACGTTTCCCGTCGACGCGCGGGGCCGCATTGTGCCGCGGGCCCAGGAGGGCGCCGTGTCGTTCGCGTTCGACAAGCTGACGGTCGGCGGGCACGGCGTTCCGGCGGCGCTTGCCAACGCCGTCTTCGACCTGATCGGCGGCGGGGCGCGGCTCTCGTTCTCGCTGGCCGGCATGCCGCTGCAGGTGACCGGCGTGGAGCTGGCCGGCGGCTGGGCCACGATCCGCGCCGCCGGTGGCGCGTGGGCGCCGCCGGAGCCGGCGTTGACCTCCAGGCGGGTGTCGCTTTGATGGCGGGCGACCGCGTGCGGGTGCTCGGCGTGAGCGTGGACCGCGTCGGGGCGGCGGAGGCGCTCGATCGGGTGACCGCGCTGGTGGAGACCGGGGAAGGCGGTCTTGTCGTGACCGTCAACCCGGAGATGATCATGGCGGCGGCGAGGGACGCCGTGCTCGCGGAGGCGTTGCGATCGGCGCGGCTCGCGGTGGCGGACGGGGTCGGCGTGGTCTGGGCGGCGCGGCGCCTGGGCACGCCGCTCCCGGAGCGGGTGCCGGGCATCGAGCTGGGGGAGCGCCTGCTGGCGCGGGCCGAGGAGCGCGGCTGGCCCGTCTACTTCCTGGGCGCGCGCCCGGAGGTGGTGAGCGCGGCCGTGTCCCGATTGCAGGCCCGGTATCCGCGGCTGCGCGTGGCCGGGGCGCGGGACGGCTACTTCGCCCCGGCCGAGGCGGGCGGCGTGGCGGAAGCCGTCGCGAGGAGCGGTGCGCGGGTGCTCCTCATGGGGATGGGCGTGCCGCGTGAGCAGCACTTCTGGGTCCGGCATCGGGCGGCGCTGCGCGGCGTCGTGGCGTTGGGCGTCGGCGGCAGCTTCGACGTGTGGGGCGGGGCAGCGCGCCGCGCGCCGGCGTGGATGCGGAGCCTGAACCTGGAGTGGCTGTACCGCCTGGTGAAGGAGCCCCGCCGGTGGCGTCGCCAGCTGGCGCTGCCGGCGTTCGCGCTACGCGTGCTCGCGGCCGCTTCCCGCCGCCGAGGCATCGGGGACTGAGGCTTCGGCCGGCGCCTCCGGGCGCAGCAGCGCCGCCGCCAGGACCGCGTTCCGCCGGGCGCTGGCGCGCAGCGCGGGCCGCAGGCGCGCCAGTTCCTGCGCGCGGCGCGGCCGCTCCCGCAGCGCCGCCTCCATCCCGCGCAGGAGCATGTCCAGATGGGGCAGGGCCTTGACGCTGCCCAGCACGGGCAGGCCGAGTTCCTTGGCCACGCCGTCCACTTTGGGATCGTAGGAGATGGCGATGGCGGGCTGCTCCGCGACGGCCGCGAGGACGAGCGCGTGCAGGCGCATCGCGACGACGGCGCCGGCCTGGCCGAGGAGGGCGAGCAGGCCCGCCGTGTCGGCGGGGTCGAGGTCGGGCACCAGGGCGTCCCCGCCCGTTCGCGCGGCCAGTTCACGCGCGAGGGCCAGGTCGGCGCGCGGGTGCATGGCCAGGAAGACCGGTCTCAGGCCGTGCCGCTCCGCCACCTGGCGCGCGAGGATGACGAGGTCGTCGATCCGCGCGGCCACGCCCGGCCAGGGCCGCAGGGCATACAGCGCGTAAGAGCCGCGGGCGAGGCGCCAGCGTGCGAGCACGCCGGTGGCCGACGCGGGCCGGTATTCGAGGCCGAACGCGGCGTCGGCCGTCACCTCGGCCGGAATCGCGTCGCCCGCCCAGGAGCGCAGGGTTTCCAGCGAGTCGTGGTCGCGCAGCGTCACGAGGTCGGCCGCCGACAGCGCGCGCACGGCCAGCGTGCGTCCGACCGCGCTGCTCACGGGGCCGAGGCCGTTCGCGTACAGCACGACCCTGGTTCCGAGCCGCCGCGCGAGAAGGATCATGCCTGCGTAGTAGACCAGCGACCGCACGCTGGTCACGTCCTGAAGGAGCGTGCCGCCGCCCAGGATGAGCGCGTCGGCGCGACGGATCGCGCCGATGGCCGCGGGGCGCATGCGGTGCACGGCCCGCACGCCGAAGTGGCGGGAGGTCGCCGCGGGGTTGGCGGAGAGCACGGTCAGCTCGATGCCGGGGCATGCCGCGCGCAGGTCGCCGATGACGGCGCGCAGGAGCGCCTCGTCGCCGGCGTTCCCGAACCCGTAGTAGCCGAGCAGGGCGACGCGCGGCGGCCGCGGGCCGCCGGCCGCGTCCCGGGCGGGACGCGAGGACGCGGGGCGGGCGCTCCCGGAGCGCGTCCCCGCAGGAGCGGGAGGGCGGCCGGTCATGACGCGCGCCTCCCCAGGCGATCCGCGTACAGCGCCCGAACGTCCCGCGCCATGCGCTCCGCGCTGTAGTGCTGCAGCGCGTGGCGACGCGCCGCCTCTCCCATGCGGCCGCGCAGCGCCGCGTCGGCGGCGAGACGTGCCACCGCGCGCGCGGCCGCGTCCGCGTCGCCCACCGGCACGACGATCCCGGACACGCCGTCCGGAACGACTTCCGGCAGCCCGCCGGCGTTCGACACGACGCACGGCAGGCCGGCCAACGCCGCCTCGATGGCCGACAGCGGCAGCGCCTCCGTCCGGGAGAGCAGCATGAAGATGTCGGCGGCGGCCAGCAGTCCCGGCACGTCGTCGACGAAGCCGAGGAAGACGTCGCCAGGCACCCCCGCCTCCGTGGCCGCGCGGCGCAGGTCGGCCTCAAGCGGTCCCTCCCCGGCGATGGCGAAACGGAGACGGCGGCCTCCCTTGCTGTCCTCAGTGGCGCCGGCGCCAGCGTCCCGCCCGGCTGCCGGCGACGCGAGAAGCCGGCCGGCGGCCGCGATCCACGTGTCCCAATCCTTTTCCGGCACCAGGCGTCCCGTGCCGGCGACGAGCACGTCGGCGTCGCCCAGCCCCAGGCGCGCGCGCCACGCCGCGCGGCGCTCGGCCGCGGCGAGATACGGCGCCGGATCGACTCCTGAAGGGATCAGGTGCACGCGGGCGGGCGGCACGCCATCGCGCAGGAGTTCCTCGACCACCGCGTGGGACACGGCGATCGCCTCATGCGGCAGGGCGGCCTCGGCGCGGCGCCGCAACCGCGTCCATCGCCCGCCCTGCCACTGGGCGCTGTCGCGCCGGCTGGAGCCGTGGCGCGTGTAGACCACGAGCGGCACGCGCGTCCACGCCGCGGCCAGGCGGGCGCTGAGGCTGGCGTGCGCGTGCACCACGTGCGGCCGCAGGCGGCGCAGGCGGGCCGCGAGGTGCAGCACGGCCCGCGCGTCCAGCGAGCGCGGGGCCAGGTCCGGAGCCTCCACGCGCCAGCGCCCGCGGGCGGCGGCCTCCAGCCGGGCGGCGAGTTCACCCCGGGGCGCGATGACCGTCAGCTCATCGTCCTCCCAGACGGGTTGCTCAAGGAGCGTCCAGAGATAGCGTCCGGCGCCGCCGATGCCGCGATCGCTGATCACGTGGACGATGCGCATGCCTCGCCCCCCTCTGGAGCGTCCGGACGCGCGGCGCGGGATGCCGGCGACGGGCGGCCGCCCGCGGCCTCGTGAGGCGCCGGCGGCTCCGGCGCCGGCTCGGGCGCCTTGAGAAGCGCGCGCCAGGCCGCCACGCCGACGCCCGCGCCCAGCCACAGCCCCATGGCCGCGCGCGGGCTGAACCACACGTTGTCCGTCAGGCCCTCGAACATCAGCGCCGCGCCGGCCGCAAGCGCGGCCGCCGCCGCCAGCCGCGCGCCGTCGAAGGCCGGCGGCACGCGGCGCAGCGCGGTGCGCAGGAACGTCAGCGCCAGCGCCACGGCGAGCCACAGGAACACGACGAGGCCCGGCAGGCCCGTCTCGGCGAGAATCTCGAGGTAAATGTCATGGGCGTGCGCGGCTTCCGTGCCCGCGATCATGAAGTGCGGGTAGACGGCGGCGAAGGCGGACTGGCCCAGGCCCACGCCCGTCCAGAGGTACGCGCGCACCATGTGCAGGACGCCGGTCCAGATGGCGAAGCGGTACTGAATCGAGGTGTCCTGGCCGCTGGCCAGCGACTCCAGGCGGACCTGGATGGCGTGCGGGCCGGCCGCCACCAGCGCCACCAGCATGACCGCCATGCCCGCCCAGGCGATCGGGAAGTGGCGGGGCCGCCACAGGCTGCC
It contains:
- a CDS encoding O-antigen ligase family protein encodes the protein FAAAVVISALASVTPLASLVSLIFWLSYFLLFVFVSEMVASPAAVRAVQWSLALGAALTSVIGLAQAYAGVQAPAQWIDEQANPGLSTRVFSVFDDPNSLASYFTSTLPFVAALVLSERRWLLRLGALALLGVALAGDLYTFSRGGWLAAVLAFAVLGSLWRPRHFPIAWAGMAVMLVALVAAGPHAIQVRLESLASGQDTSIQYRFAIWTGVLHMVRAYLWTGVGLGQSAFAAVYPHFMIAGTEAAHAHDIYLEILAETGLPGLVVFLWLAVALALTFLRTALRRVPPAFDGARLAAAAALAAGAALMFEGLTDNVWFSPRAAMGLWLGAGVGVAAWRALLKAPEPAPEPPAPHEAAGGRPSPASRAARPDAPEGGEACASST
- a CDS encoding glycosyltransferase, yielding MRIVHVISDRGIGGAGRYLWTLLEQPVWEDDELTVIAPRGELAARLEAAARGRWRVEAPDLAPRSLDARAVLHLAARLRRLRPHVVHAHASLSARLAAAWTRVPLVVYTRHGSSRRDSAQWQGGRWTRLRRRAEAALPHEAIAVSHAVVEELLRDGVPPARVHLIPSGVDPAPYLAAAERRAAWRARLGLGDADVLVAGTGRLVPEKDWDTWIAAAGRLLASPAAGRDAGAGATEDSKGGRRLRFAIAGEGPLEADLRRAATEAGVPGDVFLGFVDDVPGLLAAADIFMLLSRTEALPLSAIEAALAGLPCVVSNAGGLPEVVPDGVSGIVVPVGDADAAARAVARLAADAALRGRMGEAARRHALQHYSAERMARDVRALYADRLGRRAS
- the csaB gene encoding polysaccharide pyruvyl transferase CsaB, which encodes MTGRPPAPAGTRSGSARPASSRPARDAAGGPRPPRVALLGYYGFGNAGDEALLRAVIGDLRAACPGIELTVLSANPAATSRHFGVRAVHRMRPAAIGAIRRADALILGGGTLLQDVTSVRSLVYYAGMILLARRLGTRVVLYANGLGPVSSAVGRTLAVRALSAADLVTLRDHDSLETLRSWAGDAIPAEVTADAAFGLEYRPASATGVLARWRLARGSYALYALRPWPGVAARIDDLVILARQVAERHGLRPVFLAMHPRADLALARELAARTGGDALVPDLDPADTAGLLALLGQAGAVVAMRLHALVLAAVAEQPAIAISYDPKVDGVAKELGLPVLGSVKALPHLDMLLRGMEAALRERPRRAQELARLRPALRASARRNAVLAAALLRPEAPAEASVPDASAAGSGREHA
- a CDS encoding WecB/TagA/CpsF family glycosyltransferase; amino-acid sequence: MAGDRVRVLGVSVDRVGAAEALDRVTALVETGEGGLVVTVNPEMIMAAARDAVLAEALRSARLAVADGVGVVWAARRLGTPLPERVPGIELGERLLARAEERGWPVYFLGARPEVVSAAVSRLQARYPRLRVAGARDGYFAPAEAGGVAEAVARSGARVLLMGMGVPREQHFWVRHRAALRGVVALGVGGSFDVWGGAARRAPAWMRSLNLEWLYRLVKEPRRWRRQLALPAFALRVLAAASRRRGIGD
- a CDS encoding DUF5317 domain-containing protein; protein product: MIFAWALLVSVVVGLIRGGRIDRFSEVQLRSYGLILLGFAGRIFLHWAGYSGLAWVQPWAAWIHVVSYVFLLYALALNLQLPWFRLVFLGTLANFVVIALNGARMPVSRHALQATLQADQIPFLQGAGDYMHTLLTSSTRLWWLGDWLFVPPPFPRPTTFSIGDVLVAVGLFLFVQRVMVGSETRTWSVGRAG
- a CDS encoding DUF2993 domain-containing protein encodes the protein MTASRARSLVAGVALLAAVLVLGMEFLVPPVVEHVAASALTPQFGEGADVQVHFRGPGLALLQGRVDEVELDVRRAVVGGIPVSELHGAFYDVRLEPLALWRQDRPAVRSVARSQATFRISQDDIARWMAERAAHLRAAGRDGWLANPSVTIGDGWIEVRGEAHYRGATFPVDARGRIVPRAQEGAVSFAFDKLTVGGHGVPAALANAVFDLIGGGARLSFSLAGMPLQVTGVELAGGWATIRAAGGAWAPPEPALTSRRVSL
- a CDS encoding HD-GYP domain-containing protein is translated as MAAVYQSLDVVGLAVFFLPLLVARQSFKLYSEMRQSYREMIVALTRALEAKDPYTAGHAERVSGIAVSLGKVMNMSDEDLEILEIVGLLHDIGKIAVPDAILNKRGPLTAEEYALMKKHPVTGHEIVRNIHFLGKGQEWVLHHHEHWNGKGYPDGLAGEAIPLGARVLAIADAADAMLSDRPYRRAMRLIEACRQLARASGEQYDPTVLRRFFELCADERFAKEILRQPAPISATELGELIALPEMVSAGREAAASRPADNPPVSTDVPEGSENA
- the prfB gene encoding peptide chain release factor 2; this translates as MKAAVEEGERRMADPAFWDDPDAAQSFIRQHRIRQNRLERYEALRGEHDELAVLCDLLEAEPGDAALERELRSRLASLEESLERFEVELLLTGPYDQKDALLSIHPGAGGTESQDWAAMLMRMYTRWAEDHGYKVETLDYLEGEEAGIKSVTLAIRGPNAYGFLRPERGVHRLVRHSPFDASGRRHTSFASVDVLPVLEEAEVEIRPEDLRIDTFRASGAGGQHVNKTESAVRITHLPTGIVVTCQNERSQHANRESAMTMLRARLAQRMMEEREKQLQAERGQVGEIAWGNQIRSYVFEPYTLVKDHRTEHAVGNIKAVMDGEIDPFIFAYLRKQMAPAGAERSGSPA
- the secA gene encoding preprotein translocase subunit SecA → MGGSALLGVLKRLLNYNERELRRLQPIVQRVNELEPTVAGLDDQALAAKTAEFRRRYEAGESLDDMLPEVFAVVREASKRVLGMRHFDVQILGGIVLHEGKIAEMATGEGKTLVATLPAVLNGLTGKGVHVVTVNDYLAKRDSEWMGQLYKFLGLSVGLIVHGLDPAQRRASYAADITYGTNNEFGFDYLRDNMVMYPQDRVQRELHYAIVDEVDSILIDEARTPLIISGLSDKPTELYFKFARIAETLEEGRDYTVDEKARTVAPTEEGIARVEKALGVDNLYANDNMDLAHYLENALKAKALMKRDRDYVVKDGEVIIVDEFTGRLMFGRRYSDGLHQAIEAKENVRIAQESQTLATITFQNYFRMYEKLAGMTGTAATEADEFDKIYKLNVVVIPTNKPMIRKDLPDVVYKTEAAKFRAIVREIKERHAKGQPILVGTASIEKSERLSAMLKREGIKHQVLNAKNHEQEAEIIAQAGRLGAVTISTNMAGRGTDILLGGNPDFKARQALKRANVPDEVIAVAVEHAPSDDPAVLEARKLYQEALAEAKRETDREHEEVVRLGGLHVIGSERHESRRIDNQLRGRAGRQGDPGSSRFYISLEDDLMRLFGSENLKGLMDRLGVEEDEPIEHPLVTRAIENAQRRVEARNFEIRKHLLEYDDVMNQQREVIYGQRRQLLEEQDMKPIVLGMAESVIERWIDTYCPAGTHPEEWDLKGLLEQAEHHFLRHSTLTPESFADLEREEIEERLLQEARERLDAKEAELGAETFQELCRVIALRTVDAKWIDHLDAMDDLREGIGLRAYGQRDPLIEYKMEAFEMFNELRERIQEDVVKLVFRLEVVRNVERQSVVRGLRMSHASAGGLAWASGGAGAAPQPMAAGGGAGSAAPVIARRPGESPAAPPQERPQPVRVQKVGRNDPCPCGSGKKYKHCCGR